Genomic window (Atribacteraceae bacterium):
CTCGAGTCCCGACCCCCGGGCCGCTTTGAAGATTTGGAAGTACTGGTATAAACGGGTGACCGTCGCTGTAGACAGTGACTGGGCCATCGGACCGACCTCCTTTACATATATAGTGAAAACTACCACTATTAAGATACCGGCAGCGGGGGAGATGTCAAGAGGTAATAGAGAAAAATTTCACAATATTTTTCGGAAGGGAGATGAAGAAGAAAAAGCGGCACCGTGAACTGTAAAGCGGGAGGCATATCCTCGGTTTTACTTCCTGGGGACCATCACACCGCTCATTTACCGGAAGAGCAACCGCTCCAGCTCCGCCACCAGTTCACCGAAATACTTCAGAAGATTTTCCACCACAGTTGGCGCAGTCATGTCCACTCCGGCCTTGGCGATTACACTCACCGGAAAATCGGAATCCCCGGCGCTGAGAAATTCCCGGTAATTCTCCACCGCTCCCGGCTCTTTGGCCAATATCCGGCGGGATATATCGTGGGAGGCGGCCAGCGACGTCGCGTATTTGTAGACATAAAAATTGGAATAAAAGTGGGGGATTCTTGACCACCACGCTTTTGCCGAGTTCTCTACTGCGAAACAGGGACCGAAGTACTTTTGCAGAATGTCTGACCATAACGTTTCCATACTGTCCGCCGAAAGGGCCTGCCCGGCTTCGATGCGTTCGTGTAAGGCCTGCTCGAATTCGGCGTACATGACCTGGGTGAACGCGCTGGCCCGGATGTTTTCGATCAGGATATTCAAATAATAGAGTTTTTCCCGGGTTGTATCGGATATCTTCATCAGATAGTCGAACATGAGAAATTCGTTGACTGTAGAGGCCACCTCTGCGGTGAAAATCGGTATTGAAGAGGACACATATGGTTGCTTGTCAAAGGTGTAGTAGAAGTGTAAAGCGTGTCCCATTTCGTGGGCCAGCGTAATCAGGTCCCGGGCTGTTCCGTCGTAGTTGAGGAGCAGGAAGGGATGACTGAGATAAGTTCCCCAGGCGTAAGCTCCGACCCTTTTTTTTTCAGTTTCGTAGACATCGATCCAGCGGCCGGTGAGGGCTGTTTCTACAACGTTTTGATAGTCTTTACCCAGAGGAACTACTCCATCCCGGAGAAGCTGTTTCGCTTTGCTATAGGGAATCTCCAAAGTCACGTCTTCGATCAGGGGTAAATACATGTCCCAAATGTATACCTGGTTAATATCCAGGATTCTGCGGCGAAGCTCGACGTAACGGTGTAATTGGCTCAACTGGCTGTTCACGGCCTGGATCAAATTGTCATAGACGCCCCGGGGGACGAATTCGCTTCCCAGCGAGGCCTCCAGGGAGGAGGAATAACGCCGGGCCTGGGCATAATAGCAGTTTTTCTTTACTTCGGCGGCTAAAGTTGCGGCCAGGGTGTTGCGGGAATGACGGAACCCTTCCGAAATCCCTTCGTACGCCCGTTGGCGGAAGTCTCGGTCCGGACTGTTTAAAAAGCGGAACAGAGCGCCTGGGGACAGGCGGACTTCTTTGCCGGTATCGTCAAGGATGGTAGGATAAATCATGTCTGAGACGGAGAGTTTCTGAAAAATATCTTCCGGGGTTGCCGCAAACTCGCCAAGACGGGCCAGTAGCTCTTCTTCGCTCACCGAGAGGGTATGTGGCTGAAGAAGGATGAGTCGCTCAAGCAGATGGCGGTAATCGGAAAACGTGGCTGTGTCCATGTACGAGCGCAAGACGGTGGCGGGTTGCCCGAGAAGTTCCGGCCGGATAAAGGATGTTTCCGCAGAGACCCGGGCGAGGAGGGAATCAGCCCGGGAACTCTGTTCCGCCGCCCG
Coding sequences:
- the pepF gene encoding oligoendopeptidase F, which encodes MLIKSGLVHSADSVSTATGPGARAQIEEAFLWDLRTIYPSKEAWEEDIKRLREELLPRLESFRGQLTTPENVSACLKLNDEIGMIFSNIYAWANMTFHENMADNRAAEQSSRADSLLARVSAETSFIRPELLGQPATVLRSYMDTATFSDYRHLLERLILLQPHTLSVSEEELLARLGEFAATPEDIFQKLSVSDMIYPTILDDTGKEVRLSPGALFRFLNSPDRDFRQRAYEGISEGFRHSRNTLAATLAAEVKKNCYYAQARRYSSSLEASLGSEFVPRGVYDNLIQAVNSQLSQLHRYVELRRRILDINQVYIWDMYLPLIEDVTLEIPYSKAKQLLRDGVVPLGKDYQNVVETALTGRWIDVYETEKKRVGAYAWGTYLSHPFLLLNYDGTARDLITLAHEMGHALHFYYTFDKQPYVSSSIPIFTAEVASTVNEFLMFDYLMKISDTTREKLYYLNILIENIRASAFTQVMYAEFEQALHERIEAGQALSADSMETLWSDILQKYFGPCFAVENSAKAWWSRIPHFYSNFYVYKYATSLAASHDISRRILAKEPGAVENYREFLSAGDSDFPVSVIAKAGVDMTAPTVVENLLKYFGELVAELERLLFR